The following proteins are encoded in a genomic region of Saccharopolyspora antimicrobica:
- a CDS encoding glycosyltransferase family 2 protein, which yields MTSEQVRSTVVVVTWRGRDHIESCLDALTAQDRPHRTLVVDNASDDGTAELLAEHPSAPEVFRLRRNRGYAGGIAAALTRVRTPYVAWLNDDAAPASGWLAALEAALDADRSAAAATSVLRTSDGRTQSVGVRLTADGHGADAPQASGEMFGFCGGAALLRTDVLRDAGGVPARFFCYYEDTDTSWRLRLAGHRIVSVPDAVAEHAHGASTQPGSPLFHRWNERNRLFMLLRCAPAKVAARELARFAAITCALPLRKNVPAAANFRVALRLRVLAEVAAGLPTTLRERRRITRAAPVERVWREWAGR from the coding sequence GTGACGTCGGAGCAGGTGCGCAGCACCGTGGTCGTGGTGACCTGGCGAGGGCGGGACCACATAGAGTCCTGCCTGGACGCGCTGACCGCCCAGGATCGTCCACATCGGACTCTGGTGGTGGACAACGCCTCCGACGACGGCACCGCCGAGCTGCTCGCCGAGCACCCCTCGGCGCCCGAGGTCTTCCGGCTCCGCCGCAACCGCGGCTACGCCGGCGGCATCGCCGCCGCGCTGACGCGCGTCCGCACGCCTTACGTCGCGTGGCTCAACGACGACGCTGCGCCAGCCTCCGGCTGGCTCGCGGCGCTGGAGGCCGCGCTCGACGCGGACCGCTCCGCGGCTGCGGCGACCTCCGTGCTCCGCACGTCGGACGGCCGCACTCAATCCGTCGGCGTCCGCCTCACGGCCGACGGCCACGGCGCTGACGCGCCTCAAGCCTCCGGAGAGATGTTCGGGTTCTGCGGCGGCGCAGCGCTGCTGCGCACCGATGTGCTGCGCGACGCGGGAGGCGTTCCGGCGCGGTTCTTCTGCTATTACGAGGACACCGACACGTCCTGGCGCCTGCGCCTGGCCGGGCACCGGATCGTCTCGGTGCCCGATGCCGTCGCCGAGCACGCACACGGTGCGAGCACGCAGCCCGGCTCTCCGCTGTTCCACCGCTGGAACGAGCGCAACCGGCTGTTCATGCTGTTGCGCTGCGCTCCGGCGAAGGTCGCCGCGCGCGAACTGGCCCGCTTCGCCGCGATCACCTGCGCGCTGCCGCTGCGCAAGAACGTGCCCGCTGCCGCGAACTTCCGCGTCGCGCTGCGGCTGCGCGTCCTCGCCGAGGTGGCCGCAGGCCTGCCCACGACGCTGCGGGAGCGCCGCCGCATCACCCGGGCCGCCCCGGTCGAGCGCGTGTGGCGGGAGTGGGCGGGGCGCTGA
- a CDS encoding glycosyltransferase family 4 protein — MPELVAIAEQLLAPVPGGTGRYTRELLRALAETAPEGWEISSVISRGDPEAARVPGVAGPRVLPLPRRALVAAWERGVPLWPGGDSVHAMTPLAPPAKRGRGLVVTVHDTVPWTHPETLTPRGVSWHRRAIGRAARQADALVVPTAAVAAELAEHVRAARLQVIGEGVTPALLAEPDPAVRLDLPERYVLAIGTVEPRKGYPHLVRAMADVPDVPLLVVGHQGWGGVDLARIAADCGVDRVRVLSSVSDAELAVLLRNATALAAPSLAEGFGLPLVEAMALGVPVVHSDAPALVEVAGGAGVVVPRADPVALGAALREVLGDPARREALIAAGHRRVADFTWTRVAREVWALHRSVTGDRTG, encoded by the coding sequence GTGCCCGAGCTCGTCGCGATCGCTGAGCAGCTGCTCGCGCCCGTCCCCGGCGGGACCGGCCGCTACACCCGGGAACTGCTGCGCGCGCTGGCCGAGACCGCACCCGAGGGGTGGGAGATCAGCAGCGTGATCAGCCGCGGCGATCCCGAAGCCGCGCGAGTGCCCGGTGTTGCCGGGCCGCGAGTGCTGCCGCTGCCGCGGCGCGCGCTGGTCGCGGCGTGGGAACGCGGTGTCCCGCTGTGGCCGGGCGGTGACTCCGTGCACGCCATGACGCCGCTCGCGCCGCCCGCCAAGCGCGGCCGCGGTCTGGTGGTGACCGTGCACGACACCGTCCCGTGGACGCATCCGGAAACCCTGACGCCGCGCGGTGTTTCCTGGCACCGCCGGGCGATCGGCCGGGCCGCGCGGCAGGCCGATGCGCTGGTCGTGCCCACCGCCGCGGTGGCCGCCGAACTCGCCGAGCACGTCCGCGCGGCCCGGCTGCAGGTGATCGGCGAGGGCGTGACCCCGGCGCTGCTGGCCGAGCCGGATCCGGCGGTGCGGCTCGACCTGCCGGAGCGGTACGTGCTGGCCATCGGCACCGTCGAACCCCGCAAGGGCTACCCGCACCTGGTGCGCGCGATGGCCGACGTCCCGGACGTCCCGCTGCTGGTCGTCGGCCACCAGGGCTGGGGCGGGGTGGACCTGGCGCGGATCGCCGCGGACTGCGGGGTCGACCGGGTGCGCGTGCTGTCCTCGGTCTCCGACGCCGAACTCGCGGTCCTGCTGCGCAACGCGACCGCGCTGGCCGCGCCCAGCCTCGCGGAGGGCTTCGGGCTGCCGCTCGTCGAGGCGATGGCGCTCGGTGTTCCCGTCGTGCACTCCGATGCACCCGCGCTGGTGGAGGTCGCCGGAGGCGCGGGTGTGGTGGTGCCGCGCGCCGATCCGGTGGCGCTCGGCGCTGCGCTGCGCGAGGTGCTCGGCGATCCGGCGCGGCGCGAGGCGCTGATCGCGGCCGGGCACCGGCGTGTAGCCGATTTCACCTGGACCCGGGTGGCGCGCGAGGTCTGGGCGCTGCACCGTTCGGTCACCGGTGACCGAACGGGATAG